The following proteins are encoded in a genomic region of Protaetiibacter sp. SSC-01:
- a CDS encoding S8 family serine peptidase, with the protein MPRRRALTAVALAIAVASTASVAPAAAAPHAPHAPHAPADAVRDAEYWLDAYGIRSAWQVTRGAGVTIAVIDTGVANPRELQGAVVGGTDVSGEGSSDGRAPVGEDGHHGTLVASLAAGRGTGDGSGVIGSAPEASVLAISIGFGDDSDDQIADAVRWAVDNGADVINMSLTRNTLDWPVSWDDAFGYAAEHEVVVVAAAGNRGSGTDVVGAPATMPGVLTVAGVDTSGAPSHNASTQGVTIGVAAPSESLVGVMPDGSHVRWSGTSGAAPIVSGVVALVRAAHPELGAADVINRITSTARDAGEPGPDVAYGFGLLDADAAVRAQVAPVDENPMGDLAEWIRVNRPHEGGETGIRPGPAPVTREERTARPFDPVGVLLPSPMLLSRVGAPLLGVLLVAFIVGGFLAGLVISYRRGRGAR; encoded by the coding sequence ATGCCGCGGCGTCGCGCGCTCACGGCCGTCGCGCTCGCCATCGCCGTCGCGAGCACGGCATCCGTCGCCCCCGCGGCGGCGGCGCCGCACGCGCCGCACGCACCCCACGCCCCCGCCGACGCCGTGCGCGACGCCGAGTACTGGCTCGACGCGTACGGCATCCGCAGCGCCTGGCAGGTGACGCGCGGGGCGGGCGTCACGATCGCCGTCATCGACACGGGGGTCGCGAACCCCCGCGAGCTGCAGGGCGCGGTCGTCGGTGGCACCGATGTCTCGGGAGAGGGCTCGTCCGACGGCCGCGCGCCCGTCGGGGAGGACGGACACCACGGCACCCTCGTCGCGTCGCTCGCGGCCGGCCGCGGCACGGGCGACGGCTCCGGCGTCATCGGCAGCGCACCCGAGGCGTCGGTGCTCGCGATCTCGATCGGCTTCGGCGACGACTCCGACGACCAGATCGCCGACGCCGTGCGCTGGGCGGTCGACAACGGCGCCGACGTCATCAACATGTCGCTCACGCGCAACACCCTCGACTGGCCCGTCAGCTGGGACGACGCGTTCGGCTACGCCGCCGAGCACGAGGTCGTCGTCGTCGCGGCCGCCGGCAACCGCGGTTCCGGAACGGATGTCGTGGGAGCCCCCGCCACGATGCCCGGCGTGCTCACGGTCGCGGGCGTCGATACCTCGGGCGCCCCGAGCCACAACGCCTCGACGCAGGGCGTCACGATCGGCGTCGCCGCGCCGAGCGAGAGCCTCGTCGGCGTCATGCCCGACGGAAGCCACGTCAGGTGGAGCGGCACGAGCGGTGCGGCTCCCATCGTGTCGGGAGTCGTCGCGCTCGTGCGCGCGGCGCATCCGGAGCTCGGCGCAGCCGACGTCATCAACCGCATCACCTCGACGGCGCGCGACGCGGGGGAGCCCGGGCCCGACGTCGCCTACGGCTTCGGCCTGCTCGACGCGGATGCCGCGGTGCGCGCCCAGGTCGCCCCCGTCGACGAGAACCCCATGGGCGACCTCGCGGAGTGGATCCGCGTCAACCGGCCCCACGAGGGAGGCGAGACCGGCATCCGTCCCGGCCCCGCGCCGGTCACACGCGAGGAGCGCACCGCGCGCCCGTTCGACCCCGTGGGCGTGCTGCTTCCGAGCCCCATGCTGCTCAGTCGGGTCGGCGCACCGCTGCTCGGCGTGCTGCTCGTGGCGTTCATCGTCGGCGGGTTCCTGGCCGGTCTCGTCATCTCGTACAGACGGGGTCGCGGCGCACGGTAG
- a CDS encoding SDR family NAD(P)-dependent oxidoreductase, with translation MATYDVADRSAIVTGGGSGIGRSVALLLAANGASVVVADLKRESADAVVAEIEAAGGTAVAHVGDVSDPGDAVAAVEAAQKLGPLRIAVNNAGIGGPSAPTGEYPLDGWQKVIDINLSAVTYGMRAQLPAMVANGGGSIVNVASILGSVGFANSVAYVAAKHGVVGATKNAALEYAAQGVRVNSVGPGFIKTPLVESSLDADTMKFLEGRHALGRLGDPDEVAALVAFLASDAASFITGSYHLVDGGYTAQ, from the coding sequence ATGGCCACCTACGATGTCGCGGATCGCTCCGCGATCGTCACCGGCGGCGGCAGCGGCATCGGCCGCTCCGTCGCGCTGCTCCTCGCCGCGAACGGCGCGAGCGTCGTCGTCGCCGACCTCAAGAGGGAGTCGGCGGATGCCGTCGTCGCCGAGATCGAGGCGGCGGGCGGCACGGCCGTCGCGCACGTCGGCGACGTCTCCGATCCCGGCGACGCGGTCGCCGCGGTCGAGGCCGCGCAGAAGCTCGGCCCGCTGCGCATAGCCGTCAACAACGCGGGCATCGGCGGCCCCTCCGCGCCGACGGGCGAGTACCCGCTCGACGGCTGGCAGAAGGTCATCGACATCAACCTGTCGGCCGTGACCTACGGGATGCGGGCGCAGCTGCCCGCGATGGTCGCGAACGGCGGCGGCTCGATCGTCAACGTCGCGTCGATCCTCGGCTCGGTCGGCTTCGCGAACTCGGTCGCCTACGTCGCCGCGAAGCACGGCGTCGTCGGAGCGACCAAGAACGCGGCGCTCGAGTACGCGGCGCAGGGCGTGCGCGTGAACTCGGTCGGACCCGGCTTCATCAAGACGCCGCTCGTCGAGTCGAGCCTCGACGCCGACACCATGAAGTTCCTCGAGGGCAGGCACGCGCTGGGCCGCCTCGGCGACCCGGATGAGGTGGCCGCGCTCGTCGCGTTCCTCGCCTCCGACGCGGCCTCGTTCATCACGGGCAGCTACCACCTCGTCGACGGCGGCTACACGGCGCAGTAG
- a CDS encoding ABC transporter permease, giving the protein MNSMTRMWTVASIELRQRVRGAAWYVLLGVFVFIVLVVTLFTTIGTWNTEAPGAVLYSVIVYFVLLLGTLVTPALSGNAVNGDRENGTLATTQVTLVSTTQLVLGKFVAAWITALAFLAAALPFLVFALVLGGASVDTAIVSILVLAAELGVVAAVGVGVSGLIRRPLFSVVTTYLVVALLSIGTLIAFGLGGMVAQREVTVVNESIDWDASTGDIDPDTGLPENPVCEPYEYTYTVPGFDAVWWTLAANPYVLLADAAPTHFDRYGNPDDLFGSIKYGVRQAQLPPELGQGWSECEPQYPVYDQDTAREVLDKTVPSWAVGLGIHVLLGVGLLVGAISRTRAPARKLAAGSRIA; this is encoded by the coding sequence ATGAACTCCATGACCCGGATGTGGACGGTCGCGTCGATCGAGCTGCGGCAGCGCGTGCGCGGTGCTGCCTGGTACGTGCTGCTCGGCGTGTTCGTGTTCATCGTGCTCGTCGTCACGCTCTTCACGACGATCGGCACCTGGAACACCGAGGCGCCCGGCGCCGTGCTCTACTCGGTCATCGTCTACTTCGTGCTGCTGCTCGGCACGCTCGTGACACCCGCCCTGAGCGGCAACGCCGTCAACGGCGACCGCGAGAACGGCACCCTCGCGACGACCCAGGTGACCCTCGTCTCGACGACGCAGCTCGTGCTCGGCAAGTTCGTCGCCGCGTGGATCACGGCGCTCGCCTTCCTCGCGGCCGCCCTGCCGTTCCTCGTGTTCGCACTCGTGCTGGGCGGCGCATCCGTCGACACGGCGATCGTCTCGATCCTCGTGCTCGCGGCGGAGCTCGGCGTGGTGGCGGCCGTCGGCGTCGGGGTCTCGGGCCTCATCCGCCGCCCGCTCTTCTCGGTCGTGACGACGTACCTCGTGGTCGCGCTGCTCTCGATCGGCACCCTCATCGCCTTCGGGCTCGGCGGCATGGTCGCCCAGCGCGAGGTGACCGTGGTGAACGAGTCGATCGACTGGGACGCGTCGACGGGCGACATCGACCCCGACACCGGCCTGCCCGAGAACCCCGTCTGCGAGCCGTACGAGTACACCTACACCGTGCCGGGCTTCGACGCCGTGTGGTGGACGCTCGCCGCCAACCCGTATGTGCTGCTCGCGGATGCGGCTCCCACCCACTTCGACCGCTACGGCAACCCCGACGACCTGTTCGGCTCGATCAAGTACGGCGTGCGCCAGGCGCAGCTTCCGCCCGAGCTCGGTCAGGGCTGGTCGGAGTGCGAGCCCCAGTACCCCGTGTACGACCAGGACACGGCACGCGAGGTGCTCGACAAGACGGTGCCGAGCTGGGCCGTGGGCCTCGGCATCCACGTGCTGCTCGGTGTGGGACTGCTCGTGGGCGCGATTTCGCGCACGCGGGCGCCGGCGCGGAAGCTCGCCGCCGGGAGTCGCATCGCCTGA
- a CDS encoding DUF501 domain-containing protein, protein MTRPPFTPPTDAEVAVVSRQLGRPARGVIGIAARCVCGNPTVVATSPRLPDGTPFPTLYYLSHPAATAALSTLEATGVMLELAAELEGETADAYRAAHASYLADRESIEVVPEIAGFSAGGMPDRVKCLHALAAHSLAAGPGVNPVGDAALARASWSPDRCECAEPGAALEG, encoded by the coding sequence ATGACCCGCCCGCCCTTCACACCGCCCACCGACGCCGAGGTCGCGGTCGTGTCGCGCCAGCTCGGACGCCCCGCGCGCGGCGTCATCGGCATCGCCGCGCGCTGTGTGTGCGGCAACCCCACCGTCGTCGCGACGAGCCCGCGCCTGCCCGACGGCACGCCCTTCCCGACGCTCTACTACCTGTCGCATCCCGCGGCGACCGCCGCGCTGTCGACGCTCGAGGCGACGGGCGTCATGCTTGAGCTCGCCGCCGAGCTCGAGGGCGAGACCGCGGACGCCTACCGCGCCGCGCACGCCTCCTACCTCGCCGACCGCGAGAGCATCGAGGTCGTACCGGAGATCGCGGGCTTCTCGGCGGGCGGCATGCCCGACCGCGTCAAGTGCCTGCACGCCCTCGCCGCGCACTCCCTCGCGGCCGGCCCGGGCGTCAACCCCGTCGGCGACGCGGCCCTCGCGCGCGCGAGCTGGTCGCCCGACCGCTGCGAGTGCGCCGAGCCGGGCGCGGCCCTCGAGGGCTGA
- a CDS encoding septum formation initiator family protein gives MSPKSRTPRAERVAVAMAEPPRAALWLRNFRLSGFALTVLALIVAALVVLAPQLKTLVEQRQQIAQLEAEVDRAQQELDDINAEVARWSDPAYIESQARDRLYYIYPGDTAYLVIADRDAPTVTDGQPISDSIETTRVDWVTALLSSVYTAGLTEATPDQLESPNQGNAG, from the coding sequence GTGAGCCCGAAGAGTCGCACGCCGCGCGCCGAGCGCGTGGCCGTCGCCATGGCGGAGCCGCCGCGCGCCGCGCTGTGGCTGCGCAACTTCCGGCTCTCCGGGTTCGCGCTCACGGTGCTCGCGCTCATCGTCGCGGCCCTCGTCGTGCTCGCGCCGCAGCTCAAGACCCTCGTCGAGCAGCGGCAGCAGATCGCCCAGCTCGAGGCAGAGGTCGACCGCGCCCAGCAGGAGCTCGACGACATCAACGCCGAGGTGGCCCGCTGGAGCGACCCCGCCTACATCGAGTCGCAGGCCCGCGACCGCCTGTACTACATCTACCCGGGCGACACGGCCTACCTCGTGATCGCCGACCGCGACGCCCCGACCGTCACGGACGGTCAGCCCATCAGCGACAGCATCGAGACGACGCGCGTCGACTGGGTCACCGCCCTGCTCTCGTCGGTGTACACCGCGGGCCTCACCGAGGCCACGCCCGACCAGCTCGAGAGCCCGAACCAGGGGAACGCCGGATGA
- the eno gene encoding phosphopyruvate hydratase — MSAIEAVGAREILDSRGNPTVEVEVLLEDGTVSRAAVPSGASTGAFEAYELRDGDKGRYLGKGVEKAVDGVLDVLGPAIEGFEASDQRLVDAELIAADGTDNKSRLGANAILGVSLAVAKAAADSADLPLFRYLGGPNAHTLPVPLMNIINGGAHADNGLDAQEIMMLPVGAPTFREALRWGAEVYHALKSELKANGYATGLGDEGGFAPDLATAREALDFITGAVEKAGFTMGDQIALGLDVASTEFFENGVYRYEGQELSGDQMIEYYAKLIADYPILTIEDPLAEDDWDAWVALTSQLGGKVQLVGDDLFVTNPARLQTGLDRGAGNSILVKVNQIGTLTETLDAVSKAQRHGYTAILSHRSGETEDTTIADLAVATDAGQIKTGAPARSERVAKYNQLLRIEEELGDAAVYAGRAAFRA, encoded by the coding sequence GTGTCTGCAATCGAGGCCGTCGGCGCCCGCGAGATCCTCGACTCCCGAGGCAACCCGACCGTCGAGGTCGAGGTGCTCCTCGAAGACGGCACCGTCAGCCGTGCCGCAGTCCCCTCCGGCGCCTCCACCGGCGCGTTCGAGGCCTACGAGCTCCGCGACGGCGACAAGGGCCGCTACCTGGGCAAGGGCGTCGAGAAGGCCGTCGACGGCGTGCTCGACGTGCTCGGACCCGCCATCGAGGGCTTCGAGGCCTCCGACCAGCGCCTCGTCGACGCCGAGCTCATCGCCGCCGACGGCACCGACAACAAGTCGCGCCTCGGCGCCAACGCCATCCTCGGCGTCTCGCTCGCCGTCGCGAAGGCCGCCGCCGACTCGGCCGATCTGCCGCTCTTCCGCTACCTCGGCGGCCCCAACGCACACACCCTCCCCGTGCCGCTCATGAACATCATCAACGGCGGCGCGCACGCCGACAACGGCCTCGACGCGCAGGAGATCATGATGCTCCCGGTCGGCGCCCCCACCTTCCGCGAGGCCCTCCGCTGGGGTGCCGAGGTCTACCACGCCCTCAAGTCGGAGCTCAAGGCGAACGGCTACGCGACCGGCCTCGGCGACGAGGGCGGCTTCGCCCCCGATCTCGCGACCGCGCGCGAGGCGCTCGACTTCATCACGGGCGCCGTCGAGAAGGCGGGCTTCACGATGGGCGACCAGATCGCGCTCGGCCTCGACGTCGCGTCGACCGAGTTCTTCGAGAATGGCGTCTACCGCTACGAGGGCCAGGAGCTCAGCGGCGACCAGATGATCGAGTACTACGCGAAGCTCATCGCCGACTACCCGATCCTCACCATCGAGGACCCGCTCGCCGAAGACGACTGGGACGCCTGGGTCGCCCTCACCTCGCAGCTCGGCGGCAAGGTGCAGCTCGTCGGCGACGATCTGTTCGTCACCAACCCCGCGCGTCTGCAGACCGGCCTCGACCGCGGCGCCGGCAACTCGATCCTCGTGAAGGTCAACCAGATCGGAACCCTCACCGAGACCCTCGACGCCGTCTCCAAGGCCCAGCGCCACGGCTACACCGCGATCCTCTCGCACCGCTCCGGCGAGACCGAGGACACCACGATCGCCGACCTCGCCGTCGCGACGGATGCCGGCCAGATCAAGACCGGCGCCCCCGCCCGCTCCGAGCGTGTCGCGAAGTACAACCAGCTGCTGCGCATCGAGGAGGAGCTGGGCGACGCCGCGGTCTACGCGGGTCGTGCGGCGTTCCGCGCGTAA
- a CDS encoding CGNR zinc finger domain-containing protein has translation MLFTHDTELNLTFLQALLDTVAEASESGSDELSTTDDLAALLSRWTFTGRIDRDERELAEVRDTRERVRAIWGADEDAVVAWVNEILAEAKAVPRVVDHDGLGWHIHAIGDDAPLAKRLLVEAAMAFVDVVRAGRLDRLRDCEADDCEGVFVDLSKNGSKRFCSARCGNRMAVRAYRARTTAG, from the coding sequence ATGCTTTTCACCCATGACACCGAACTGAATCTCACCTTCCTCCAAGCGCTGCTCGACACTGTCGCCGAGGCGTCCGAGAGCGGGTCCGATGAGCTCTCCACGACCGACGACCTCGCCGCGCTGCTCTCGCGCTGGACCTTCACGGGACGCATCGACCGCGACGAGCGCGAGCTCGCCGAGGTGCGCGACACCCGCGAGCGCGTGCGGGCCATCTGGGGCGCCGACGAGGACGCCGTCGTCGCGTGGGTCAACGAGATCCTCGCCGAGGCGAAGGCCGTGCCGCGCGTCGTCGACCACGACGGGCTCGGCTGGCACATCCACGCGATCGGCGACGATGCACCCCTCGCGAAGCGGCTGCTCGTCGAGGCCGCCATGGCGTTCGTCGACGTCGTGCGCGCCGGGCGGCTCGACCGCCTGCGGGATTGCGAGGCCGACGATTGCGAGGGCGTCTTCGTCGACCTGTCGAAGAACGGCTCGAAGCGGTTCTGCTCGGCGCGCTGCGGCAACCGCATGGCGGTGCGGGCGTACCGGGCGCGGACCACCGCTGGTTGA
- a CDS encoding DMT family transporter — protein MERLIASPRRGVLGVVMGLAAGLAFGAGGTIVKPLFSEGWSPGAAVFGRLLVAAVVLAIPALVAVRFDVRPLLRGWRIVLSYAVLAVAGVQLAFYASIERIPVSIALLIEYLAPVALLLLAWARTRRMPHRIVLIGAALALGGLVLVIGPTGSGTLDPLGLALAAVAMIGVAFYYVVGDRVPEGVPPVTLAWAGFVIGALTLGLAGLIGVLPMEATFGEVDFFGMRSAWWVPLATVGVVSTAFAYVAGITSITLLGTRVASFLGLSEVVFAGVVGWIFLGEAIAPLGLVGAALILGGIVLVRLEPAAASPTPEPLPASDPEPVLVREDDAPAGTEHGASSSRT, from the coding sequence GTGGAACGCCTCATCGCCTCACCCCGCCGCGGCGTGCTCGGCGTCGTCATGGGCCTCGCCGCCGGCCTCGCCTTCGGAGCGGGCGGAACGATCGTCAAGCCGCTTTTCTCCGAGGGCTGGAGTCCGGGCGCCGCCGTGTTCGGGCGCCTGCTCGTCGCCGCCGTCGTGCTCGCGATCCCGGCGCTCGTGGCGGTGCGGTTCGACGTGCGCCCGCTGCTGCGCGGCTGGCGCATCGTGCTCTCCTACGCCGTGCTCGCCGTCGCGGGCGTGCAGCTCGCGTTCTATGCGTCGATCGAGCGCATCCCCGTGAGCATCGCGCTCCTCATCGAGTACCTCGCGCCGGTCGCGCTGCTGCTGCTCGCGTGGGCGCGCACGCGCCGGATGCCGCACCGCATCGTGCTCATCGGCGCGGCCCTCGCGCTCGGCGGCCTCGTGCTCGTCATCGGACCGACCGGCTCGGGCACGCTCGACCCGCTCGGTCTCGCGCTCGCCGCCGTCGCGATGATCGGCGTCGCTTTCTACTACGTCGTCGGCGACCGCGTGCCGGAGGGCGTGCCGCCCGTGACGCTCGCGTGGGCGGGCTTCGTGATCGGCGCCCTCACGCTCGGCCTCGCGGGCCTCATCGGAGTGCTGCCGATGGAGGCGACGTTCGGCGAGGTCGACTTCTTCGGGATGCGCAGCGCCTGGTGGGTGCCGCTCGCGACGGTCGGCGTCGTGTCGACGGCGTTCGCGTACGTCGCGGGCATCACGTCGATCACGCTCCTCGGCACGCGCGTCGCGTCGTTCCTCGGGCTCAGCGAGGTCGTCTTCGCGGGCGTCGTCGGCTGGATCTTCCTCGGCGAGGCCATCGCGCCGCTCGGCCTCGTCGGCGCCGCCCTCATCCTCGGCGGCATCGTGCTCGTGCGCCTCGAGCCCGCGGCCGCGTCGCCCACGCCCGAGCCGCTGCCCGCATCCGACCCCGAACCCGTGCTCGTTCGGGAGGACGACGCGCCGGCCGGCACCGAGCACGGCGCGTCCTCTTCCCGAACGTAG
- a CDS encoding ABC transporter ATP-binding protein: MSSPEALPRPDAAAAPADIRVTDAARSFGDVHAVRSVTFEARPGEVTGLVGPNGSGKTTLLLMLATLLAPDRGEIRIAGLDPVTQPAAVRALLGWMPDVLGSWPNLTVRRSLELTARLYDIPRPAAADRAEELVALVDLEELADRPTRVLSRGQKQRLSLARALVHDPRVLLLDEPASGLDPGARIALRLLLRRLAAEGRTIVVSSHVLSELDELADRAVFLDAGSTVSDERVAAARGTERGWRVRALDGAGLYKALVEAGVDAARIVTEPQGLVVPIAGEERAAELLAKLVGAGIKVVTFAPAVGDLEHTFLDLSNGGEEAR; encoded by the coding sequence ATGAGCAGCCCCGAGGCCCTCCCCCGCCCCGACGCCGCAGCGGCGCCCGCCGACATCCGGGTGACGGATGCCGCACGCTCGTTCGGCGACGTGCACGCCGTGCGCTCCGTCACCTTCGAGGCCCGCCCGGGCGAGGTCACGGGCCTCGTGGGGCCGAACGGCTCGGGCAAGACGACGCTCCTGCTCATGCTCGCGACGCTGCTCGCGCCCGACCGCGGCGAGATCCGCATCGCGGGCCTCGACCCCGTGACGCAGCCGGCCGCGGTGCGCGCGCTGCTCGGCTGGATGCCCGACGTGCTCGGCTCGTGGCCGAACCTCACGGTGCGCCGCAGCCTCGAGCTCACGGCGCGGCTCTACGACATCCCGCGCCCCGCGGCGGCGGACCGCGCCGAGGAGCTCGTCGCGCTCGTCGACCTCGAGGAGCTCGCCGACCGGCCGACGCGCGTTCTGTCGCGCGGGCAGAAGCAGCGCCTGAGCCTCGCGCGCGCCCTCGTTCACGACCCGCGCGTGCTCCTGCTCGACGAGCCGGCATCCGGTCTCGACCCGGGGGCGCGCATCGCCCTGCGCCTGCTGCTGCGGCGGCTCGCGGCGGAGGGCCGCACGATCGTCGTGTCGAGCCACGTGCTGTCGGAGCTCGACGAGCTCGCCGACCGCGCCGTGTTCCTCGACGCGGGCTCGACCGTGAGCGACGAGCGCGTCGCCGCGGCGCGCGGCACCGAGCGCGGCTGGCGCGTGCGGGCGCTCGACGGCGCCGGCCTCTACAAGGCGCTCGTCGAGGCGGGTGTCGATGCGGCGCGCATCGTGACGGAACCGCAGGGGCTCGTCGTGCCGATCGCGGGCGAGGAGCGCGCGGCCGAGCTGCTCGCGAAGCTCGTCGGGGCGGGCATCAAGGTCGTGACCTTCGCACCCGCCGTCGGCGACCTCGAGCACACCTTCCTCGATCTCAGCAACGGCGGGGAGGAGGCCCGATGA
- a CDS encoding NAD(P)/FAD-dependent oxidoreductase — protein sequence MRKILIVGGGYAGFYTAKKLQKHLRRGEAEVTIVDPLPYMTYQPFLPEVAAGSIEPRHAVVAHRRHLKKTKVITAKVTKIDHASKTAELTPAVGEPWTVDYDTIVVTAGAVSRTFPIPGVADEAIGLKTIEEAASIRDRLTDNFAKASNLPAGPERDRLLTVTVVGGGFAGIEVFGELRSLASSLVGAYDTLTFDDTHFHLIEAMGRIMPEVSLPTSHWVLRELDSRGAQVHLDTQLVSAVDGKIELSTGETFESDLIVWTAGVMANPVVRGTDLPLEERGRIRAQADLRVIDENGNVVPDAWTAGDVAAVPDLTGAGVGGFCVPNAQHAVRQGKLLAKNLVAEIRGDAPVEYFHKNLGAVAGIGLYRGVYQYKKLAIKGFIAWFMHRGYHGFAMPMWERKARVFGNWIVNFLFQRDLVGIPARDVPREAFETFASRPKA from the coding sequence GTGCGCAAGATCCTGATCGTCGGCGGCGGCTACGCCGGCTTCTACACCGCCAAGAAGCTGCAGAAGCATCTGCGCCGCGGAGAGGCCGAGGTCACGATCGTCGACCCGCTGCCCTACATGACCTACCAGCCGTTCCTGCCCGAGGTCGCCGCCGGCTCGATCGAGCCCCGCCACGCGGTCGTCGCCCACCGGCGCCACCTCAAGAAGACGAAGGTCATCACGGCCAAGGTCACCAAGATCGACCACGCCAGCAAGACGGCCGAGCTCACGCCCGCCGTCGGCGAGCCGTGGACCGTCGACTACGACACGATCGTCGTCACCGCGGGCGCCGTCTCGCGCACCTTCCCGATCCCCGGCGTCGCCGACGAGGCCATCGGCCTCAAGACGATCGAGGAGGCCGCGTCGATCCGCGACCGCCTCACCGACAACTTCGCGAAGGCGTCGAACCTCCCCGCCGGTCCCGAGCGCGACCGCCTGCTCACGGTCACCGTCGTCGGCGGCGGCTTCGCGGGCATCGAGGTGTTCGGCGAGCTGCGCAGCCTCGCGAGCTCGCTCGTCGGCGCGTACGACACCCTCACCTTCGACGACACCCACTTCCACCTCATCGAGGCGATGGGCCGCATCATGCCCGAGGTGTCGCTGCCGACGAGCCACTGGGTGCTCCGCGAGCTCGACAGCCGCGGCGCCCAGGTGCACCTCGACACCCAGCTCGTGAGCGCCGTCGACGGCAAGATCGAGCTCTCCACGGGCGAGACCTTCGAGTCCGACCTCATCGTGTGGACGGCGGGCGTCATGGCCAACCCGGTCGTGCGCGGAACCGACCTTCCGCTCGAGGAGCGCGGCCGCATCCGGGCCCAGGCCGACCTGCGCGTCATCGACGAGAACGGGAACGTCGTGCCGGACGCGTGGACCGCGGGCGACGTGGCCGCCGTGCCCGACCTCACGGGTGCCGGCGTCGGCGGCTTCTGCGTGCCGAACGCCCAGCACGCCGTGCGTCAGGGCAAGCTGCTCGCGAAGAACCTCGTGGCGGAGATCCGCGGCGACGCCCCCGTCGAGTACTTCCACAAGAACCTCGGCGCGGTCGCCGGCATCGGCCTCTACCGCGGCGTGTACCAGTACAAGAAGCTCGCCATCAAGGGCTTCATCGCCTGGTTCATGCACCGCGGCTACCACGGCTTCGCGATGCCCATGTGGGAGCGCAAGGCGCGCGTGTTCGGCAACTGGATCGTCAACTTCCTGTTCCAGCGCGACCTCGTCGGCATCCCGGCACGCGACGTGCCGCGCGAGGCCTTCGAGACCTTCGCGTCGCGCCCCAAGGCGTAA
- a CDS encoding HisS family protein: MRDFPPAEKARRERVLQVIKESYRAHGFDEIETPVMEDSSRLHAGLGGDNEKLAFGVQKRGLTRDDLQAAETPLDLVDLGLRFDLTVPLARFYATHRAELPAVFRAIQVAPVWRAERPQKGRYRQFVQCDIDIIGEPGIQAEAELLVASLATVDSLGLRDATIRVNDRRLLIGMLTGFGFAPETHDEVLITIDKLDKLGPDGVIAELRERGADADAVEAFRAFLTRPQTREFLRFGERAIRKALPEGADDVVVAGLVAIGDAVAQARGEDAAPLVFDPFLVRGMGYYTGPIFELAHPSVPYSLGGGGRYDGMIGRFLGSDVPATGFSLGFERLVELVEPPAATGGAAVALVHDTDAPLGTLLALQTALVGRGDRARLVKRAKNTKLQLEGLAEQGFTSFAFLGADAPASVDDLDLRPLS; encoded by the coding sequence ATGCGGGACTTCCCCCCGGCAGAGAAGGCGCGCCGTGAGCGCGTGCTCCAGGTGATCAAGGAGTCCTACCGCGCGCACGGCTTCGACGAGATCGAGACGCCCGTCATGGAGGACTCGAGCCGCCTGCACGCCGGCCTCGGCGGAGACAACGAGAAGCTCGCGTTCGGCGTGCAGAAGCGCGGACTCACGCGCGACGACCTGCAGGCCGCCGAGACACCGCTCGACCTCGTCGACCTCGGCCTCCGCTTCGACCTCACCGTGCCGCTCGCGCGCTTCTACGCGACCCACCGCGCCGAGCTGCCCGCCGTCTTCCGTGCCATCCAGGTCGCGCCCGTCTGGCGTGCCGAGCGCCCGCAGAAGGGCCGCTACCGCCAGTTCGTGCAGTGCGACATCGACATCATCGGCGAGCCGGGCATCCAGGCCGAGGCGGAGCTGCTCGTCGCATCCCTCGCGACGGTCGACTCTCTCGGCCTGCGCGACGCGACCATCCGCGTCAACGACCGCCGGCTGCTCATCGGCATGCTCACGGGCTTCGGCTTCGCGCCCGAGACCCACGACGAGGTGCTCATCACGATCGACAAGCTCGACAAGCTCGGCCCCGACGGCGTCATCGCCGAGCTCCGCGAGCGCGGGGCCGACGCGGATGCCGTCGAGGCGTTCCGCGCGTTCCTCACGCGCCCGCAGACGCGCGAGTTCCTACGGTTCGGCGAGCGCGCCATCCGCAAGGCCCTGCCCGAGGGCGCCGACGACGTCGTCGTCGCGGGGCTCGTCGCGATCGGCGACGCCGTCGCGCAGGCGCGCGGCGAGGACGCAGCCCCGCTCGTCTTCGACCCGTTCCTCGTGCGCGGCATGGGCTACTACACGGGTCCCATCTTCGAGCTCGCGCACCCGAGCGTGCCCTACTCGCTCGGCGGCGGAGGCCGCTACGACGGCATGATCGGCCGCTTCCTCGGAAGCGACGTGCCCGCCACGGGCTTCTCGCTCGGCTTCGAGCGCCTCGTCGAGCTCGTCGAGCCGCCCGCCGCCACCGGGGGAGCGGCCGTCGCACTCGTGCACGACACGGATGCGCCGCTCGGCACCCTGCTCGCGCTGCAGACGGCGCTCGTCGGCCGCGGCGACCGCGCCCGCCTCGTCAAGCGCGCCAAGAACACCAAGCTGCAGCTCGAGGGCCTCGCGGAGCAGGGCTTCACGAGCTTCGCGTTCCTCGGGGCCGACGCCCCCGCATCCGTCGACGACCTCGACCTCCGCCCGCTGAGCTAG